The genomic interval TACTCATGGGGCAGGGTTCTCTTTGGACAGGTCCCAGATGTTGGGCAGAAGGCTGTTGGAATAGCCGGAAATGAACGGTTTTTCGCTGCCGTCGGGCGAGTACACCGCGCGGCTGACGGCACCGATGTTGGCGCCATAGACGTGGATGCTGATCGACACCCGGTCGTCGAACGCATTGCTGACCTGATGCACATCGCCGATGCGCGGCGAAACGGCCTCTACGTGACCGGGCTCGAGGCGCACGGGCGCGCCTGCTGGTAGTAGGGCGCCGTGTTCGCTGCGGGCAAAGCCTTGCGAGTATTCGGCGCCGCGCAGCATGCCGATCAAGCCCCACACCCGATGGTCGTGAATGGGTGTCTGCTGGCCTGGCCCCCAGACGAAGCTGACGATGGAAAAGCGCTGGCGCGAATCGCAGTGCAGCAAATATTGCTGGTAACGGGCCGGGTCTGGCTGCGCCAGTGCCTCGGGCAACCAGTCGTCATGGGCGACCAGGCTGCGCAGCAGGCCTTGGCCGTGGTCGAGGAGGGTGGCTTCGTCGGTTTCTTGGTCCACCAGTTGCGCAAGCGCGTCAATGAAAGTGCGCAGGCGCTCAAGGCGCAGGGGTTGGCTCATGATTCAGGCTCGGCTGACGGTTTGGGCTAACCCTAGCAAATGCGCTGAATATTCTCAAAAGTAAAAATATGAATAAGCTAATATGCAAAAAACGCATTTACAGAGTGACTGATCTGTTTTGAAATGTGCGCATGGGCAAAGCATTAGGTTATGCCCAAAACGAATTTCACGGCACTGGGCTTAATCGATAACTTATAAGCATTGCGTTATTTATATTCAAAGTGAATATGAAAGCCCCATGCCCCCACGAGACCGCACGCGCGGATCGGCCTGATGTACCCCGACGGTACCTGGAGACGAACGTGCGATATCTAAAACAATTGGCCGCCTGTGTGCTGGCCAGCTCCCTCAGCCTGACCGCTGCCGCGCAAACCCTGGTGGTCGGTGACCAGAGCTTCAATGCCCGGGCGGTGATGGAAGCGGCCGGCGTGCTCGACGACCTGCCGTATACCCTGGAGTGGAAGCAGTTTACGGCCGGCTCGCCGGTAGCCGAGGCGCTGAACGTGGGCAGCCTGGACATCGGCCTGTTGGGCGATGCGCCACCGTTGTTCCTGGGCGCCTTGGGCGCGCCGATCAAGGTGATTGCGGTAAGCCGGCAGAACCTGGATGGCGTGGCGATTCTGGCGCGCAAGGACTCGAACATTCACAGCCTCGAAGACCTGCGCGGCAAACGTGCGGCGATCTGGAAGGGCTCCTGGAGCCAGCAGTTGCTGTTCAGCGCGCTGGACAAGGCCGCCGTGCCGCGTGATGCCCTGGAGCTGCGCTACCTCAGCGCCCTGGACGCCTCCCATGCCCTGGATGGCGGTTCAGTGGATGTGATCGCGACCTGGGAGCCCTATGTCACCCAGCAGGAGCGCCAAGGGGCGCGCGTGCTGGCCACGGCCGAAGGGTTGATACCGGCGCAGAGTTTCGTGGTGGCCAATGCCAAGGCGGTGGAGGCCAAGCGGGCGCAGATCAGTGACTTTCTGCAGCGCCTGAAAAAGGCCCGTGACTGGACCCTGAGCGACCCGGCCCATACCGAGGCTTATGCCGATGCCTGGGCAAAACGCACCCGTGCCGATCGCGACATTGCGCGCGCCTGGTTTGCCCGCGCACGTACCGATGTGGCACCGCTGAACCCTCAGGTGATCGTGGATGCGCAGAAGACCGTGGACTTTTTTGCCGGGCTGGGGCTGATCAAGAACTACCCGGCGTCGAGCCTGTTCGATACCTCGTTCGCGGCTGCGTTCGACCACTGAGTTTTCCTGCCGTGGCCCAATCGCCGGCAAGCCAGCGGCCACAGGATCACCACAGCCGTGGGTTCAGTGGAAAACCTGTGGGAGCTGGCTTGCCGGCGATTGGGCCGGTACAGGCAACAACTGTTATGAGGAGCTGTACATGACCACCCGCAAAATCAAGCTTGGTGCCCTGACCATGGGCTGCGGCGGCCCAGGCCGGCACAACCTGTGGCTGGACCCGGAGCTGCCCGCCGATGCCAGCGTCAACATCGACTGGTACATCGACATCGCCCGCCAGGCTGAAGCGGCGCTGTTCGACCTCATCTTCATCGTCGACAGCCAGTACATCACCCCCGGCTCACCGTCGCATTATCTCAACCGCCTGGAGCCGTTGACCCTACTCTCGGCGCTGGCAGTGACTACCCGTAACATCGGCCTGGTCGGCACCCTGACCACGTCCTACAACGAACCCTTCAACGTCGCCCGCCGCCTGGCCTCGCTGGACCTGATCAGCAAGGGCCGCGCTGGCTGGAACGTGGTCACCAGCGGTGATGCCGGTACCGCCGGCAACTATGGCCGTGACGAGCACTACGACTATGACACCCGTTATGCCCGTGCCCAGGAGCACGTGGCGGTGGTTCAGGGCCTATGGCAGTCCTATGAAGACGGGGCGTTCCCGCGCAACCGCGCTACCGGTCAATTCCTCGATCCGGGCCGGATGCATGCCCTTCACCACAAGGGCGAACACTTCTCGGTCGTAGGGCCATTGAATATTCAGCGTTCCCCCCAGGGCCAGCCGGTCATTTTCCAGGCCGGCGATTCGCAGCAAGGGCGCGAGCTTGGGGCCGCCACGGCAGATGTCATCTTCACCCATGCTGCCAGTATCGAGCAGGGCCAGGCGTTCTACCGCGATGTGAAAGGCCGCGCTGCGCGGCTGGGGCGTGACCCGGAGCAACTGCTGGTATTGCCCGGTGCCGAGATCTACGTGGGCGACACCGACGAACACGCCCGCGAGATCGAACGCCACTACCACCAGCAGGACCATAGCTTCGAGCTGGCGCTCAAAGAGTTCGGGCGCAACTTCGGCTGGCACGACTTCAGCCAGTACGACCTCGATGCACCGTTCCCGCAGGACAGCCTGGAGCATGCGCGCAGCAGCTTTTTCACCAATGCCAAGCGCATCGCCGACCAGGCCTGGGAGCAGGGGTTCAGCCTGCGCCAGGCGGTGGAGTTCGGGCGTAAGCTGCGCCCAGGTGCCTTCGTTGGCTCGGCCGAAACGGTCGCGGCAAAAATGACCGAGTGGTTCGAGGCGCGGGCGCTGGATGGTTTCAACATCTACATCGGCCACCCCGGGCAGTTTCGCCGGTTTACCCAGGAGGTGGTGCCGCTGCTGCAGGAGCGCGGGGTGTACCGCACGGCTTACGAGGGCAGCACACTGCGCGAGAGCCTGGGCCTGGCCATTCAGTGAATGCTCGAGGCCAGTTCGAAGATCGGCATGTACATCAGGATCACGATCAGGCCGATCAGCAGGCCGATGAACGTCATCAGCAGCGGTTCGAACAGTTTCACGAACCATTCCACCCAGCGGCCGATTTCCTGGTCATGGAAGTCGGCGCAGCGTTCCAGCATTTCCCCCAGGTTGCCGGACTGCTCCCCGGCCCGCAGCAGGCGCAGCGACACCGGGGTAACCAGGTGGCCGGCTTCCAGCGCATCGGACAGTGGCAGCCCTTCGCCCACCCGCTGGCTGGCCTGGCCCAGGCCCTGGGCTGCTGCGCTACCGAGCAGGCCGCGGGCCATGCCCATGGCGGTCAGGATGGGAATGCCGCCTTGCAGCAAGATGCCCAACGAGCGGTAGAAGCGCGCCAGCTCGTACATCATCAAGCGTTGATGCAGCGCCGGCAGGCGGCGCAACTGGCAGGAGGCCCAGCGCCGTACCCGTGGGTGGCGGCGCAGCAGCCACAGTGCCGTGACCCCACTGAGCGTGCCCAGCGCCAGCGGCAGTTGCTGGGCGTGCAGGAACAGCCCGATCTGCATCAATACCCGTGACAGCCAGGGCAATTCGGTGCCCATGCCCTCGAACACCTGGCTGAAACGCGGCACCACATAGCCGAGCAGGAACAGCACCACGCCGCCCCCCACCAGCAACAGCAGCAACGGGTAGACCGAGGCCCCCACCAGCTTTTGCCGAACCAGGTCCAGGCGCTGGCGGTAGCTGATGTAGCGCGTGAGGGCATCGCCCAGCGCCCCGGTGCGTTCGCTGGACTGCACCAGCGCCACATACAGCGGCGGAAATATCCGCGGCTGCTGGCCCAGGGCCTGGGACAGCGATCGGCCTTCGTACAACTGGCGTACCAGCTCGGCCAGCACCTTGCGGGTGGTGGCTGCAGGCGCCTTTTCCGCCAGGCTCTCCAGTGCGTCGATCAGCGGCAGCCCGGCATTTAGCAGGGTTGACAGTTCCTGGCTGAACAGCACCAGGTCAAAGGCCGCTTGGCGCCGCCTGGCCATGCCGCGCAGGGCACCGCCGTTGCTGCGCAGGCTGAGCACACGCAGGCCCTGATCCGCGGCCTGGCGGCGGGCCTGGTCGGCGTCCTCGGCGTCGATCTGCAACTGCACCACGCCCTGTCTGCCCAGGGCCTTGAGGCTATAGCGCATGGCCACTCTCCTTACTGCCAGCTGGTGATTTCGGCGTTTTCCCCGTCACCCCCGGGCTGGCCGTCCTTGCCCATCGACAACAGGTCGTATTCACCGCCGTTTTCGCCAGGTTGCCGGTAGATGTATGGGCGGCCCCAGGGGTCCTGCGGCACGGCCTTCTGCAGGTACGGGCCGGTCCAGCGCGCTTCACCATTGGGGGCGATGACCAGGGCCTGCAGGCCTTGCTCACTGTTGGGGTAGTGGCCGACTTCCAGGCGATACAAATCCAGCGCCTTGCTCAGCCCTTCAATCTGCGCCCGCGCCACTTTGGCTTCGGAGCGACCGAGCTGGCTGAAGTACTTGGGCGCGACGATGCCGGCCAGCAGGCCGAGCACCACCAGCACCACCAGGAGTTCGAGCAGGGTGAAGCCACGTTGCGGTTTGGTTCTGCGCTGCATGGTGAAGCCCTCCACTGCATGGGGACACAGGTTGACAGGCACCATGCAACAGCCGTGCACGTCTGCCTCGGGGCCTTGCGCCATGCGGTGCCGGAAGCGGCACAGTGCTTGCGTCGTGGTCATCGACCTCGGGTTTCCGGGGCATTTCCCCCACTTCGGGGGCCACGACGAAGAGGCGACCGTCATGCGTGGACTCATCCTCGGTTTGATATGGCTGGCGGCAGGTGTCGCCCAGGCTGATGTGTACATCTCCATCGATGCCAAGGGCGGCTACGTACTGACCAACGTCCATCGGCCTGGGCGCCATTATGAAAAGGTGATCAACGAGCCGTTGGCACAGGCCGGCCCGGCCAATGCGCAGATGATCACCGGCCGACCCTACGCTGAACTGGTCGCTGCCGCCGCGCGGGCCCACAACGTCCCTCCAGCGCTGTTGCATGCGCTGATCAAGGCCGAATCTGGCTACAACCCCAAGGCCCGGTCGTCTGCGGGCGCGGTAGGGCTGATGCAGTTGATGCCGGATACAGCACGTGAAATGGGTGTGGAAGATCGCCTGGACCCCGAAGACAACGTGCAGGGCGGGGCACGCTACCTCAAGCAGATGCTTACCTTGTTTGACAACGACATCACCCTGGCTGTGGCGGCTTACAACGCCGGCCCGGATGCCGTAATGCGGCGCGGCGCCGTGCCGCCGTTTGCCGAGACCCGGCGTTATGTACCCACCGTGCTGCGCGAATATCGCAAGTTACAGGGGTTGGAGTAATACCCTTCGGCGGATGCCATCAATTTAGCACTACGGCTTCCCCAGGTCTGGGCTATAACCTTCTGAAGGTGCTCAGCTGTGGAGCCCACCATGGACATCGCCCCTCGTTCCGACGCCATAGAAGTGCCTGCCGGTAACGAACTGGCAGCCCCACGCAAGCCATTCAACCTGTTGCGCTGGTATGCCTGGGTCAGCCTGGCCATCATCGTTTCGGTGGCTGCCGGACTTGGGTTGATATCCAGCCGTTTCATCATTGATGAAAGCGTTGAGCGCGATGCCTTGCTCACGGCACAGTTCATTACCTCTATCGCCGACGCCGAAGTGCGCCATGTGTCGATCCCCAACGTGCGCACCATGGGCGAGTTGCTGGACCCGCG from Pseudomonas fortuita carries:
- a CDS encoding cysteine dioxygenase family protein: MSQPLRLERLRTFIDALAQLVDQETDEATLLDHGQGLLRSLVAHDDWLPEALAQPDPARYQQYLLHCDSRQRFSIVSFVWGPGQQTPIHDHRVWGLIGMLRGAEYSQGFARSEHGALLPAGAPVRLEPGHVEAVSPRIGDVHQVSNAFDDRVSISIHVYGANIGAVSRAVYSPDGSEKPFISGYSNSLLPNIWDLSKENPAP
- a CDS encoding ABC transporter substrate-binding protein, producing MRYLKQLAACVLASSLSLTAAAQTLVVGDQSFNARAVMEAAGVLDDLPYTLEWKQFTAGSPVAEALNVGSLDIGLLGDAPPLFLGALGAPIKVIAVSRQNLDGVAILARKDSNIHSLEDLRGKRAAIWKGSWSQQLLFSALDKAAVPRDALELRYLSALDASHALDGGSVDVIATWEPYVTQQERQGARVLATAEGLIPAQSFVVANAKAVEAKRAQISDFLQRLKKARDWTLSDPAHTEAYADAWAKRTRADRDIARAWFARARTDVAPLNPQVIVDAQKTVDFFAGLGLIKNYPASSLFDTSFAAAFDH
- a CDS encoding LLM class flavin-dependent oxidoreductase, with the protein product MTTRKIKLGALTMGCGGPGRHNLWLDPELPADASVNIDWYIDIARQAEAALFDLIFIVDSQYITPGSPSHYLNRLEPLTLLSALAVTTRNIGLVGTLTTSYNEPFNVARRLASLDLISKGRAGWNVVTSGDAGTAGNYGRDEHYDYDTRYARAQEHVAVVQGLWQSYEDGAFPRNRATGQFLDPGRMHALHHKGEHFSVVGPLNIQRSPQGQPVIFQAGDSQQGRELGAATADVIFTHAASIEQGQAFYRDVKGRAARLGRDPEQLLVLPGAEIYVGDTDEHAREIERHYHQQDHSFELALKEFGRNFGWHDFSQYDLDAPFPQDSLEHARSSFFTNAKRIADQAWEQGFSLRQAVEFGRKLRPGAFVGSAETVAAKMTEWFEARALDGFNIYIGHPGQFRRFTQEVVPLLQERGVYRTAYEGSTLRESLGLAIQ
- a CDS encoding type II secretion system F family protein, translated to MRYSLKALGRQGVVQLQIDAEDADQARRQAADQGLRVLSLRSNGGALRGMARRRQAAFDLVLFSQELSTLLNAGLPLIDALESLAEKAPAATTRKVLAELVRQLYEGRSLSQALGQQPRIFPPLYVALVQSSERTGALGDALTRYISYRQRLDLVRQKLVGASVYPLLLLLVGGGVVLFLLGYVVPRFSQVFEGMGTELPWLSRVLMQIGLFLHAQQLPLALGTLSGVTALWLLRRHPRVRRWASCQLRRLPALHQRLMMYELARFYRSLGILLQGGIPILTAMGMARGLLGSAAAQGLGQASQRVGEGLPLSDALEAGHLVTPVSLRLLRAGEQSGNLGEMLERCADFHDQEIGRWVEWFVKLFEPLLMTFIGLLIGLIVILMYMPIFELASSIH
- the gspG gene encoding type II secretion system major pseudopilin GspG, giving the protein MQRRTKPQRGFTLLELLVVLVVLGLLAGIVAPKYFSQLGRSEAKVARAQIEGLSKALDLYRLEVGHYPNSEQGLQALVIAPNGEARWTGPYLQKAVPQDPWGRPYIYRQPGENGGEYDLLSMGKDGQPGGDGENAEITSWQ
- a CDS encoding lytic transglycosylase domain-containing protein, with the translated sequence MRGLILGLIWLAAGVAQADVYISIDAKGGYVLTNVHRPGRHYEKVINEPLAQAGPANAQMITGRPYAELVAAAARAHNVPPALLHALIKAESGYNPKARSSAGAVGLMQLMPDTAREMGVEDRLDPEDNVQGGARYLKQMLTLFDNDITLAVAAYNAGPDAVMRRGAVPPFAETRRYVPTVLREYRKLQGLE